A DNA window from Oryzias latipes chromosome 5, ASM223467v1 contains the following coding sequences:
- the fezf2 gene encoding fez family zinc finger protein 2, with protein MATSASLETVMSCGRTGPAAPPKSLAFSIDRIMAKSVEPRRSTEERTEGKKVLGLCSPIPCMIPLQPFSYDLQAKALMNYTDLWRASFRGALCGSAPAPCKGGCAMCGKEEPGLKQPLLAPGSRVVKPQVIHQAVAVPSCGSLYYLNYLDSAYQQSELLAGHWLSGPQAQASLSAHHRLLLLENAKLSGVGAEKLPTPQYPHKEHLPGQLDQIVKENQSLSSEKSAVKAHSRLSGGSGVDGKHKNFTCEVCGKVFNAHYNLTRHMPVHTGARPFVCKVCGKGFRQASTLCRHKIIHTQEKPHKCNQCGKAFNRSSTLNTHVRIHAGYKPFVCEFCGKGFHQKGNYKNHKLTHSGEKQYKCSICNKAFHQVYNLTFHMHTHNDKKPFTCATCGKGFCRNFDLKKHIRKLHDNGFASASEASRELQS; from the exons ATGGCAACTTCGGCCTCTCTGGAGACGGTGATGTCCTGCGGCAGGACAGGCCCTGCCGCACCTCCAAAGAGCCTGGCCTTTTCCATCGACCGCATCATGGCCAAGAGCGTGGAACCGCGGCGCAGCACGGAGGAGCGCACCGAGGGGAAGAAGGTGTTGGGGCTCTGCTCCCCCATCCCCTGCATGATCCCGCTACAGCCCTTCAGCTATGACCTTCAGGCTAAGGCGCTGATGAACTACACGGACCTGTGGAGAGCCAGTTTCAGGGGAGCCCTGTGCGGCTCCGCACCTGCTCCATGCAAAGGGGGCTGCGCCATGTGCGGCAAAGAGGAGCCCGGCCTGAAGCAGCCGCTGCTGGCGCCGGGCAGCCGGGTGGTGAAGCCACAGGTCATCCACCAGGCTGTGGCCGTGCCCAGCTGCGGCTCGCTCTACTACCTCAACTACCTGGACTCCGCGTACCAGCAATCGGAGCTGCTGGCGGGACACTGGCTCTCTGGGCCGCAGGCGCAGGCCTCCCTGTCGGCGCATCACAGACTTCTGCTGCTGGAAAACGCAAAACTGAGCGGGGTGGGCGCCGAGAAGCTGCCTACGCCGCAGTACCCGCACAAAGAGCATCTGCCGGGCCAGCTGGACCAAATCGTGAAGGAGAACCAGAGCCTGAGCTCCGAGAAGAGTGCAGTGAAAGCGCACAGCCGGCTAAGCGGCGGCAGCGGCGTGGacggaaaacacaaaaactttacCTGTGAGGTGTGCGGAAAG GTTTTTAACGCGCACTACAACCTGACCAGACACATGCCCGTGCACACCGGCGCGCGCCCCTTCGTCTGCAAAGTGTGCGGGAAAGGTTTCCGGCAGGCAAGCACGCTGTGCAGACACAAAATCATCCACACGCAG GAAAAACCTCATAAATGTAACCAGTGCGGGAAAGCTTTCAACAGAAGCTCCACGCTAAACACGCACGTGCGGATCCACGCGGGCTACAAACCGTTCGTGTGCGAGTTTTGCGGTAAAGGATTCCATCAAAAAG GAAACTACAAGAACCACAAGCTGACGCACAGCGGAGAGAAGCAGTACAAGTGCTCCATCTGCAACAAGGCCTTCCATCAGGTCTACAACTTGACGTtccacatgcacacgcacaacGACAAGAAGCCCTTCACGTGCGCCACCTGCGGCAAAGGCTTCTGCCGCAACTTTGACCTGAAGAAGCACATCAGAAAGCTGCACGACAACGGCTTTGCTTCCGCATCAGAGGCCTCCAGAGAGCTGCAAAGCTGA